From Salvelinus sp. IW2-2015 linkage group LG2, ASM291031v2, whole genome shotgun sequence, one genomic window encodes:
- the LOC111971662 gene encoding octapeptide-repeat protein T2-like, producing the protein MSQRAKEPTGSQESARQRAREPESQGARDPVSQGAESARDPERQGARESGIQRGREPESQGSERQGARESGIQRGREPRVGIQRGREPESQGEPESRRAKEQGSRESGSQRSPGIQRGREPERQGAREPRTQRRLGIQRVGSQRSRDQRVQGARESGKPEELSSQRAMYPESHGMQRVKGARESGS; encoded by the coding sequence ATGAGCCAGAGAGCCAAGGAGCCGACAGGGAGCCAAGAGTcagcgagacagagagccagagagccagagagccaagGAGCCAGGGATCCAGTTAGTCAGGGAGCCGAGAGCGCCAGGGATCCAGAGAGGCAGGGAGCCAGAGAGTCAGGGATCCAGAGAGGCAGGGAGCCAGAGAGTCAGGGATCAGAGAGGCAGGGAGCCAGAGAGTCAGGGATCCAGAGAGGCAGGGAGCCAAGAGTCGGGATCCAGAGAGGCAGGGAGCCAGAGAGTCAAGGCGAGCCAGAGAGCAGACGAGCCAAGGAGCAGGGATCCAGGGAGTCAGGGAGCCAGAGGAGCCCAGGGATCCAGAGAGGCAGGGAGCCAGAGAGGCAGGGAGCCAGAGAGCCAAGGACCCAGAGGAGGCTAGGGATCCAGAGAGTCGGGAGCCAGAGATCCAGGGATCAGAGAGTCCAGGGAGCCAGAGAGTCAGGGAAGCCAGAAGAGCTAAGCAGCCAGAGAGCCATGTATCCAGAGAGTCATGGGATGCAGAGAGTCAAGGGAGCCAGAGAGTCAGGAAGCTAG